One Thauera sp. K11 DNA window includes the following coding sequences:
- the tyrS gene encoding tyrosine--tRNA ligase — protein MSDVQAAIELIKRGTDELLIEAELVEKLKSGRPLRIKAGFDPTAPDLHLGHTVLINKMRHFQELGHHVTFLIGDFTGMIGDPSGKNTTRPPLSREQITENAQTYQDQVFKILDPEKTEICFNSAWMEGLGAAGMIRLAAQQTVARMLERDDFARRYASNQSIAIHEFLYPLCQGYDSVAMKADVELGGTDQRFNLLMGRELQKHYGQPPQCVVMVPLLEGLDGVNKMSKSLGNYIGIAEPPKEIFGKTMSVSDTLMWRYYDLLSFRSAAEIAQLRSEVEGGRNPRDVKVMLAMELVGRFHGRQAADEALDDFEARFQRNAIPDDLPEVRVEVGAQGMPVFQVVRQAGLTGSTSEAMRMIEQGAVKLDGERVDDKGLVLAAGATVVLQVGKRKFAAVVLE, from the coding sequence ATGAGCGATGTCCAGGCCGCGATCGAACTGATCAAGCGCGGGACCGATGAACTGCTGATCGAGGCCGAACTGGTCGAGAAACTCAAGAGCGGGCGTCCGCTGCGCATCAAGGCCGGCTTCGATCCGACCGCTCCCGACCTGCATCTCGGCCACACCGTGCTGATCAACAAGATGCGGCATTTCCAGGAACTCGGGCATCACGTGACGTTCCTGATCGGCGACTTCACCGGGATGATCGGCGACCCGAGCGGCAAGAACACGACCCGGCCGCCGCTGTCGCGCGAGCAGATCACCGAAAACGCGCAGACCTACCAGGACCAGGTGTTCAAGATCCTGGACCCGGAAAAGACCGAGATCTGCTTCAACTCGGCCTGGATGGAAGGGCTGGGTGCGGCCGGCATGATCCGGCTCGCGGCGCAGCAGACGGTGGCGCGCATGCTCGAGCGCGACGACTTTGCCAGGCGCTATGCCAGCAACCAGTCGATCGCGATCCACGAATTCCTCTACCCGCTGTGCCAGGGGTACGACTCGGTGGCGATGAAGGCCGACGTCGAACTGGGCGGCACCGACCAGCGCTTCAACCTGCTGATGGGGCGTGAGCTGCAGAAGCATTACGGCCAGCCGCCGCAATGCGTGGTGATGGTGCCGCTGCTCGAGGGGCTGGACGGCGTCAACAAGATGTCGAAGTCGCTCGGCAACTACATCGGTATCGCCGAACCGCCGAAGGAGATCTTCGGCAAGACGATGTCGGTGTCGGACACGCTGATGTGGCGCTACTACGACCTGCTGTCCTTCCGCTCGGCGGCGGAGATCGCGCAACTGCGCAGCGAGGTCGAGGGCGGGCGCAATCCGCGCGACGTCAAGGTCATGCTGGCGATGGAACTGGTCGGACGCTTCCACGGCCGGCAGGCGGCGGACGAGGCGCTGGACGATTTCGAGGCCCGCTTCCAGCGCAATGCGATTCCGGACGACCTGCCCGAGGTGCGGGTGGAGGTCGGTGCGCAAGGCATGCCCGTCTTCCAGGTGGTCAGGCAGGCGGGCCTGACCGGCTCCACCTCGGAGGCGATGCGCATGATCGAACAGGGGGCGGTGAAGCTCGACGGCGAGCGGGTGGACGACAAAGGCCTGGTGCTGGCCGCCGGCGCGACCGTCGTGCTGCAGGTCGGCAAGCGCAAGTTCGCCGCCGTGGTGCTCGAATGA
- a CDS encoding sulfurtransferase yields MNASFATLIGALDLAQHLHDPGWVVVDCRFDLTNPDFGYQAWRRSHLPGAFYLDLDSDLSGFRTGGNGRHPLPDPAQLAARLGECGIDNHCQVVAYDDTNGMFAARLWWLMRWLGHRRVAVLDGGLQAWCRAAQALDGETPETTARSYTFSLQPGRVDADYVAAHLGKPDMLLVDARSPDRFRGENEMLDPVGGHIPGAINRFFRDNLEEDGCFKQASMLREEFGTLLAGRNPHQVVHQCGSGVTACHNLLAMEAAGFPGSRLYAGSWSEWCADPSRPVATGPA; encoded by the coding sequence GTGAATGCATCCTTCGCGACACTGATCGGCGCGCTGGATCTGGCACAGCACCTGCACGACCCCGGCTGGGTCGTCGTCGATTGCCGCTTCGACCTGACCAACCCCGATTTCGGCTACCAGGCCTGGCGCCGCAGCCACCTTCCCGGCGCTTTCTACCTCGATCTCGACTCCGACCTGTCGGGGTTCCGCACCGGCGGCAACGGCCGCCATCCGCTGCCCGATCCGGCACAGCTCGCCGCGCGGCTGGGCGAATGCGGCATCGACAACCACTGCCAGGTGGTGGCCTACGACGACACCAACGGCATGTTCGCCGCGCGCCTGTGGTGGCTCATGCGCTGGCTCGGTCACCGTCGCGTGGCGGTGCTCGACGGCGGCCTGCAGGCGTGGTGCCGGGCCGCGCAGGCGCTCGATGGCGAAACGCCCGAAACGACGGCGCGCAGCTATACCTTCTCCCTCCAGCCCGGGCGGGTGGACGCGGACTACGTCGCCGCGCACCTGGGCAAGCCCGACATGCTGCTGGTCGATGCCCGCAGCCCCGACCGCTTCCGCGGCGAGAACGAGATGCTCGACCCGGTCGGCGGCCACATCCCCGGCGCCATCAACCGCTTCTTCCGCGACAACCTCGAGGAGGACGGCTGCTTCAAGCAAGCGTCGATGCTGCGCGAGGAGTTCGGCACCCTGCTCGCCGGGCGCAATCCGCACCAGGTCGTGCACCAGTGCGGCTCCGGCGTCACCGCCTGCCACAACCTGCTGGCGATGGAGGCGGCGGGCTTTCCCGGATCGCGCCTGTATGCCGGCTCGTGGAGCGAATGGTGCGCCGACCCGTCGCGGCCGGTCGCCACCGGCCCGGCCTGA
- the murI gene encoding glutamate racemase, whose amino-acid sequence MTTADAARPIGVFDSGVGGLTVVRALMERLPLESIIYFGDTARVPYGVKSVATIEHFTEQITRFLLQRDVKMLIIACNTMAAVAAHVVHRLAGSIPVLDVIEAGARAAVAESPGGRIGVIGTPTTINSNAYARRMHALDASVRVYSQACPLFVPLVEEGWLDHEVTRLTAQEYLRPVLAEDVDSLVLGCTHYPLLKPLLRDVAGPAVKLIDSAVTTAEFAAQRLQHERLAYGGDSPATYRCVVSDVPLRFQTIGERFLGRSLGQVEKVDW is encoded by the coding sequence GTGACCACGGCCGACGCGGCGCGCCCGATCGGCGTGTTCGATTCCGGCGTCGGCGGGCTCACCGTCGTGCGCGCGCTGATGGAGCGCCTGCCGCTCGAGAGCATCATCTACTTCGGCGACACCGCGCGCGTGCCCTACGGCGTCAAGTCGGTGGCCACGATCGAGCACTTCACCGAGCAGATCACCCGCTTTCTGCTGCAGCGCGACGTGAAGATGCTGATCATCGCCTGCAACACGATGGCGGCTGTGGCGGCGCACGTGGTGCACAGGCTGGCCGGCAGCATTCCGGTGCTCGACGTCATCGAGGCCGGCGCGCGCGCCGCGGTGGCGGAGTCGCCCGGCGGGCGCATCGGCGTGATCGGCACGCCGACCACCATCAACAGCAATGCCTATGCCCGCCGCATGCACGCGCTGGATGCGTCCGTGCGGGTGTATTCGCAGGCGTGCCCGCTGTTCGTGCCGCTGGTGGAAGAGGGCTGGCTGGACCACGAGGTCACCCGCCTCACCGCGCAGGAGTATCTGCGCCCGGTGCTGGCCGAGGATGTCGACAGCCTGGTGCTGGGCTGCACGCACTACCCGCTGCTCAAGCCCTTGCTGCGCGACGTGGCCGGGCCGGCGGTGAAGCTGATCGATTCGGCCGTCACCACCGCGGAATTTGCCGCGCAGCGGCTGCAGCACGAAAGGCTGGCATACGGTGGAGATTCACCGGCAACCTACCGCTGCGTGGTCAGCGACGTGCCGCTGCGCTTCCAGACCATAGGCGAGCGCTTTCTCGGCCGTTCGCTCGGCCAGGTCGAAAAGGTGGACTGGTAG